One Amorphoplanes digitatis genomic window carries:
- a CDS encoding TerC family protein, whose protein sequence is MLEVTALGWTLTIAVIVALLALDLTLGVLRPHTVGFREATAWSVFYIGVAIAFGVVFGSVAGWDYGTQYFAGYIVEKSLSVDNLFVFVIIMSTFAVPEKYQQEVLTFGIIIALVLRVIFIALGATLLSLFSFMFLIFGLILIYTAVQLFRHRDEDPDPDNAVVRASKRIFPVTDDFVGGKFFTKIDGRRTATPLFITLIAIGSADLLFALDSIPAVFGVTEEVFIVFTANAFALLGLRALFFLVKGLLDRLVYLSTGLSIILAFIGVKLVLHWAHSDISTSVPEISTPVSLLVILVVLVVTTVASLIKVRRDPDTIAHAGALRAREDRPQQPEQ, encoded by the coding sequence ATGCTGGAGGTCACCGCGCTCGGCTGGACGCTGACCATCGCGGTCATCGTCGCCCTGCTCGCCCTCGACCTGACCCTCGGAGTGCTGCGACCGCACACCGTGGGTTTCCGTGAGGCCACCGCCTGGTCGGTCTTCTACATCGGCGTCGCCATCGCGTTCGGCGTCGTGTTCGGCTCCGTCGCGGGCTGGGACTACGGCACCCAGTACTTCGCCGGCTACATCGTCGAGAAGAGCCTGTCGGTCGACAACCTCTTCGTCTTCGTGATCATCATGAGCACGTTCGCCGTGCCGGAGAAGTACCAGCAGGAGGTGCTGACCTTCGGCATCATCATCGCGCTGGTGCTCCGGGTCATCTTCATCGCGCTGGGCGCGACGCTGCTGTCGCTCTTCTCGTTCATGTTCCTGATCTTCGGCCTGATCCTGATCTACACGGCGGTGCAGCTCTTCCGGCACCGCGACGAGGACCCCGATCCCGACAACGCCGTGGTGCGGGCCAGCAAGCGGATCTTCCCGGTCACCGACGACTTCGTCGGCGGCAAGTTCTTCACGAAGATCGACGGCCGGCGCACCGCGACGCCGCTGTTCATCACGCTCATCGCGATCGGCAGCGCCGACCTGCTCTTCGCGCTCGACTCGATCCCCGCGGTGTTCGGCGTGACGGAGGAGGTGTTCATCGTCTTCACCGCGAACGCGTTCGCGCTGCTCGGCCTGCGCGCCCTCTTCTTCCTCGTGAAGGGCCTGCTGGACCGGCTGGTCTACCTCTCGACCGGGCTGTCGATCATCCTGGCGTTCATCGGCGTCAAGCTGGTGCTGCACTGGGCGCACTCCGACATCAGCACCTCGGTTCCGGAGATCAGCACCCCGGTCTCGCTCCTGGTGATCCTGGTGGTGCTCGTCGTCACGACCGTGGCCAGCCTGATCAAGGTACGCCGGGATCCCGACACGATCGCACACGCCGGCGCCCTGCGTGCCCGCGAGGACAGACCGCAACAGCCGGAGCAGTGA